TATATATTTGGCTTCATTTTTTCTAATGAGCCAGATCTCGCCTCTTTTATACTGCGCCTCGACCGTGTCGCCAACCGCTGCAGAGTGCGCAAATGCAGCCTCTTGCATAAGCGTGAAATAATAGACATTGTTCATATGTCCGTGCATATCTATGGCTTGTGGTGGGATTATTACTTTGTAAATAAAATCTTTCATTTCTGGCCTTTTTTGCTAGAATTATAACCAAAAATAAGG
This is a stretch of genomic DNA from Campylobacter concisus. It encodes these proteins:
- a CDS encoding acyl-CoA thioesterase; this translates as MKDFIYKVIIPPQAIDMHGHMNNVYYFTLMQEAAFAHSAAVGDTVEAQYKRGEIWLIRKNEAKYIKSVKLMDEIEIHTYTQAEGKATSCRYFEFKKDDELIATGKTEFVYVDLKTNRPKAIPAEIIALYS